ACCCCTCGCCCCGGATCCGTCGCTCAGCGCGGTTGGAGCATCATCGACATGTTGCGGCCTTCGAGCCGCGGATTGAGCTCCATATTGCTCAGATCCTTCACTTTTTCAAACACGCCCAGCAGCTTGTCGCGCCCGATCTCCGGATGCGTGATCTCGCGCCCGCGGAAGAAGACCGAGACCTTCACGCGCTGACCGCGCTCCAGGAACTTCCGGATGTGCGCGACCTTGAAATCGATGTCGTGTCCGTCGGTCCGTGAGCCCATCTTGACTTCCTTGACCGTGACGAACACCTGCTTCTTCTTGGATTCTTGAGTTTTTTTCTTCTTTTCGTAGCGAAACTTGCCGTAATCCATGATGCGGCAAACCGGTGGATTCGCCGTCGGAGCGATCTCGACGAGATCGAGTTCCTTGCTCTCGGCGAGGCGAAGC
Above is a window of Deltaproteobacteria bacterium DNA encoding:
- a CDS encoding translation initiation factor IF-3, which translates into the protein MNYQIHVREVRVIDADGAQLGVLETPEALRLAESKELDLVEIAPTANPPVCRIMDYGKFRYEKKKKTQESKKKQVFVTVKEVKMGSRTDGHDIDFKVAHIRKFLERGQRVKVSVFFRGREITHPEIGRDKLLGVFEKVKDLSNMELNPRLEGRNMSMMLQPR